In the Loxodonta africana isolate mLoxAfr1 chromosome 1, mLoxAfr1.hap2, whole genome shotgun sequence genome, one interval contains:
- the LOC135232998 gene encoding olfactory receptor 2B11-like, producing MTVMDLGNGSIPKVFILLGFSEHPWLEMPLFVMVLVAYIFMLVGNTSIIVVSRIDPHLDSPMYFFLSNLSFLDLCFTTTTIPQLLLNLWGPDKSITYGGCVTQFYMFHFLGATECILLAVMSLDRYTAICKPLRYPAIMNQRLCFLLVVIAWLSGLANSLLQSSLTVQLPLCGNKVENFLCEVPVIIRMSCVDTIFNVAMLSIVGIFYSLVPLSLILVSYGFILATILRIRSSEGKKKAFNTCGSHVIVVSLFYGPVISMYVQPSATNSQDSNKLISLFYSLVTPMLNPFIYTLRNKDMKGAVRRLLLIVPLGKESKHNTFHIQLR from the coding sequence ATGACGGTCATGGATCTGGGCAATGGAAGTATTCCAAAGGTCTTCATTCTCTTAGGTTTCTCTGAACATCCCTGGTTGGAAATGCCTCTGTTCGTGATGGTGCTTGTTGCTTACATCTTCATGCTGGTGGGCAACACCTCAATTATTGTCGTATCCAGGATAGATCCTCACCTTGACAGCCCtatgtacttcttcctttccaacctcTCCTTCCTGGACCTTTGTTTTACCACAACCACCATCCCTCAGCTGCTGCTGAACCTCTGGGGACCAGATAAGTCTATTACCTATGGAGGCTGTGTGACTCAGTTTTATATGTTTCATTTCCTGGGGGCAACTGAATGCATCCTCTTAGCTGTGATGTCCTTGGATCGTTACACTGCCATCTGCAAGCCCTTGAGGTACCCAGCTATCATGAATCAGAGACTTTGTTTCCTCCTAGTAGTCATAGCTTGGCTAAGTGGTTTGGCTAACTCCCTGCTTCAGTCATCCCTTACTGTCCAGCTGCCACTTTGTGGTAACAAGGTAGAAAATTTCCTGTGTGAGGTTCCAGTGATAATCAGGATGTCATGTGTCGACACCATATTCAATGTAGCTATGCTCTCCATTGTGGGGATATTCTATTCCCTGGTGCCCTTGTCACTTATCCTTGTCTCTTATGGGTTCATTCTAGCTACCATCTTGAGAATTCGGTCCTCAGAGGGAAAGAAGAAGGCCTTTAACACATGTGGTTCTCATGTTATTGTCGTATCTCTTTTCTATGGGCCAGTCATTAGTATGTATGTCCAACCCTCTGCTACTAACTCCCAGGACAGTAACAAACTCATATCCCTGTTCTACAGTTTGGTGACTCCTATGCTTAATCCTTTTATCTACACTCTGAGAAACAAGGACATGAAAGGGGCGGTGAGGAGACTTCTTCTCATTGTACCACTAGGGAAGGAGAGCAAACATAACACCTTCCATATACAGCTCAGATGA